From a region of the Pseudomonadaceae bacterium SI-3 genome:
- a CDS encoding DNA polymerase III subunit epsilon encodes MRSVVLDTETTGMPVTDGHRIIEIGCVEVIGRRLTGRHYHVYLQPDREVDEGAIAVHGITNEFLTDKPRFREVADEFFEFIKGAQLIIHNAAFDVGFINNEFALLGQQDRTELSDHCSILDTLLMARERHPGQRNSLDALCKRYGVDNSGRDLHGALLDAEILADVYLTMTGGQTNLSLAGDGAGSESGGRQQPAPIRRLPADRPGTLVIRANAEEVAAHAARMQAIERAAGAVPLWVQLEQPVHNEAEALPV; translated from the coding sequence ATGCGTAGCGTAGTACTCGATACCGAAACCACTGGTATGCCAGTAACCGATGGTCACCGGATCATCGAGATAGGCTGTGTTGAGGTCATCGGCCGGCGCCTTACCGGCCGGCATTATCACGTCTATCTGCAGCCGGATCGTGAGGTGGACGAGGGCGCCATCGCTGTTCACGGGATAACTAATGAGTTTCTGACCGATAAGCCTCGGTTCAGGGAGGTTGCCGATGAGTTCTTCGAATTCATAAAGGGCGCCCAACTAATCATCCATAATGCAGCGTTCGACGTTGGATTCATCAATAACGAATTTGCCCTGCTTGGTCAGCAGGATCGTACCGAGCTAAGCGATCACTGCAGCATCCTCGATACCCTGCTGATGGCCCGTGAACGGCATCCTGGCCAGCGCAACAGCCTTGATGCGTTGTGTAAACGCTATGGGGTCGACAACTCGGGTCGCGATCTTCACGGCGCGCTGCTCGATGCGGAGATCCTCGCCGACGTTTACCTGACAATGACGGGTGGGCAAACCAACCTGTCCCTGGCGGGTGACGGTGCCGGCTCCGAAAGTGGCGGCCGTCAGCAGCCTGCGCCTATCCGCCGGTTGCCAGCTGACCGCCCCGGTACCTTGGTGATCCGCGCCAATGCCGAAGAAGTCGCTGCGCATGCGGCACGCATGCAGGCGATCGAGAGGGCAGCGGGTGCCGTGCCACTCTGGGTTCAGTTGGAGCAACCCGTCCACAACGAGGCGGAAGCATTGCCGGTCTGA
- a CDS encoding lytic transglycosylase, translated as MVQDTLWLTEKAPAEPTHADIWDRIRHGFKLQDHLESNPRIEQQRLLFSSRPNSIEMASERGSPYIHYIVEQLEERDMPLELALLPIIESAYNPFAYSPAQAVGLWQFIPSTGRHFNLQQTSWYDGRRDITASTTAALRYLTYLHGLFSDDWLLALAAYNAGEGTVSRAIERNQKLGLPTDYWNLPLPRETRDYVPKLLALSQMVQSPDAYGLNLNPIANEPYFEVVALKQRMELARVADMVDLDEDEIYQLNPAFTRRITLDGPQHLLVPSDKAEMFAANLALMKPQDMVDWQQYKVRPGDTLGAIANRHRLSVNIIRDINRLRSDHLQIGQVLSIPQSAGAAQSQELLHAVARSQPAPRSYRVRQGDNLWEIAKAQKVSVRDLQRWNNLSGSNLKVGQALFLQAAGNNQQTKPAPTYYKVKKGDSLYVIAKRFNVQVNNLKTWNPRDSAMLKPGQTLTLYIPR; from the coding sequence ATGGTGCAGGACACCCTGTGGCTCACGGAGAAAGCGCCGGCAGAGCCGACCCATGCGGACATATGGGATCGCATCAGGCATGGATTCAAGCTACAGGACCATCTGGAAAGCAATCCGCGCATCGAGCAACAGCGCCTCCTTTTTTCCAGCCGACCGAATTCCATCGAGATGGCAAGCGAGCGAGGCAGCCCTTACATCCATTACATCGTGGAACAGCTCGAAGAACGCGACATGCCCCTCGAGCTGGCACTGCTGCCCATTATCGAGAGCGCGTACAACCCGTTTGCTTATTCTCCGGCTCAGGCAGTCGGCCTTTGGCAGTTCATCCCTTCAACAGGCCGCCACTTTAATCTGCAACAGACCAGCTGGTATGACGGCAGACGCGACATCACTGCGTCCACCACCGCAGCGCTGCGCTATCTGACCTATCTACATGGCCTGTTCAGCGACGACTGGTTGCTTGCGCTGGCTGCCTATAATGCCGGCGAGGGAACCGTCAGCCGCGCCATAGAGCGAAACCAGAAACTCGGCCTGCCGACGGACTACTGGAATCTGCCCCTTCCTCGAGAAACTCGCGATTACGTACCAAAACTGCTGGCGCTTTCGCAGATGGTGCAAAGCCCTGATGCATATGGACTAAATCTGAACCCCATCGCTAACGAGCCTTATTTTGAAGTAGTCGCGTTGAAACAGCGCATGGAGCTCGCCAGGGTCGCCGACATGGTGGATCTGGACGAAGACGAGATCTACCAGCTGAACCCTGCGTTTACTCGGCGCATTACGCTGGACGGCCCGCAGCACCTGCTGGTCCCAAGCGACAAGGCCGAGATGTTTGCGGCCAACCTTGCGCTGATGAAACCGCAGGATATGGTTGACTGGCAGCAATACAAGGTACGTCCTGGTGACACGCTGGGCGCAATCGCCAACCGGCATCGCCTATCAGTCAACATCATTCGTGATATCAATCGCCTGCGCAGCGATCACCTGCAGATCGGGCAAGTGCTGAGCATTCCGCAATCAGCCGGCGCGGCACAGTCTCAGGAATTGCTCCACGCGGTTGCGAGAAGCCAGCCGGCACCGCGTAGCTACCGCGTGCGCCAAGGTGACAACCTCTGGGAAATCGCCAAAGCACAGAAGGTTTCGGTCCGTGATCTGCAGCGCTGGAACAACCTGTCAGGCAGCAATCTCAAAGTTGGACAGGCACTCTTTCTCCAGGCTGCCGGCAATAACCAGCAGACCAAACCCGCGCCGACCTACTACAAGGTCAAGAAAGGTGATTCGCTTTATGTGATCGCTAAACGCTTCAATGTTCAAGTCAACAACTTGAAGACCTGGAACCCCAGAGACAGCGCGATGCTGAAACCGGGCCAGACCCTTACGCTGTACATTCCACGCTGA
- a CDS encoding short-chain dehydrogenase produces the protein MSKTNLFDLDGKIAFVSGASRGIGEAIAKLLAQQGAHVIVSSRKIDGCQAVADAINADGGKATAVACHIGELEQIQAVFAQIREQFGRLDILVNNAATNPQFCHILDTDVSAFQKTVDVNIRGYFFMSVEAGKLMREHGGGSIINVASINGVTPGNFQGIYSVTKAAVINMTKAFAKECAPQGIRCNALLPGLTDTKFASALVKNDSIREEALRHIPLHRVADPSEMAGAVLYLASDASSYTTGLSLNVDGGYLA, from the coding sequence ATGAGTAAGACCAACCTATTTGACCTGGACGGCAAGATTGCCTTCGTATCCGGCGCCAGCCGTGGCATTGGCGAAGCCATCGCCAAACTGCTGGCTCAGCAAGGCGCCCACGTTATTGTTTCAAGCCGCAAAATTGATGGCTGCCAGGCGGTTGCTGATGCGATCAACGCCGACGGTGGCAAGGCCACAGCCGTCGCGTGCCATATCGGTGAACTCGAACAGATCCAGGCCGTATTCGCTCAAATTCGCGAACAGTTCGGTCGGCTGGACATCTTGGTCAACAACGCGGCTACCAATCCGCAGTTCTGCCATATTCTGGATACAGACGTGTCAGCCTTCCAGAAAACGGTTGATGTGAATATCCGAGGCTATTTCTTCATGTCCGTTGAGGCCGGCAAATTGATGCGTGAGCATGGGGGCGGCAGTATTATCAACGTAGCCTCGATCAATGGCGTCACGCCGGGCAACTTCCAGGGTATTTACTCGGTCACCAAAGCAGCGGTGATCAACATGACCAAGGCTTTCGCCAAGGAGTGCGCCCCCCAAGGCATTCGCTGCAATGCGCTGCTTCCAGGCCTCACGGACACCAAGTTTGCCTCAGCCCTGGTCAAGAACGACTCGATCCGCGAAGAAGCGCTACGTCACATCCCACTACACCGTGTTGCGGATCCCAGCGAAATGGCGGGTGCTGTGCTCTATCTCGCCAGCGATGCATCGAGCTACACCACCGGTCTGTCGCTCAATGTAGACGGTGGCTACCTCGCCTGA
- a CDS encoding SAM-dependent methyltransferase, which produces MSESCAKSDERWLSLMDNASAWFAGPSGRQLLEHEQLVINQQLSRCFGSYLVHYGPFANTAIEPQKIKRSVRLGPPLGGVEIICEEQSWPIGEHAADVVVLQHGLDFSLSPHALLREAARSVRPGGHLLIVGINPWSAWGATRLLSRKAFRHARCIRPTRVGDWLNLLGFSLEKRQFGCYCPPLSSSQWRARLSGLETAAQRSQLPTGGFYLLVARKLMVGLRPVRQSRRERMGQLLPMPVAKVSRRDAEQ; this is translated from the coding sequence ATGAGTGAGTCTTGTGCAAAGTCGGACGAACGCTGGCTGTCGCTGATGGACAATGCCAGTGCTTGGTTCGCTGGTCCGTCAGGGCGACAACTGCTTGAACACGAGCAGTTGGTGATCAATCAGCAGCTGTCGCGGTGTTTTGGCAGCTACCTGGTGCATTACGGGCCATTTGCCAATACGGCGATCGAGCCGCAGAAGATCAAACGCAGCGTTCGCCTAGGGCCGCCACTTGGAGGTGTTGAAATCATCTGCGAGGAGCAATCCTGGCCGATCGGCGAACATGCTGCTGACGTTGTTGTGCTTCAGCATGGTCTGGATTTCAGCTTGTCGCCGCATGCCCTGCTGCGTGAAGCCGCCCGCAGCGTCCGGCCGGGAGGGCATTTGCTGATCGTTGGGATCAATCCTTGGAGTGCCTGGGGTGCGACACGCTTGCTGTCACGCAAGGCGTTTCGCCACGCTCGTTGCATCCGTCCGACGCGAGTAGGTGACTGGTTGAACCTGCTTGGATTCTCGCTGGAGAAACGGCAGTTCGGATGCTATTGTCCGCCGCTTTCGTCGAGCCAATGGCGGGCGCGGTTATCCGGCCTGGAGACAGCGGCACAAAGGTCGCAATTGCCTACGGGCGGTTTCTACCTGCTAGTGGCACGAAAGCTCATGGTAGGCCTGCGACCAGTGCGGCAAAGCCGTCGTGAGCGCATGGGGCAGCTGCTACCGATGCCCGTAGCGAAAGTCAGTCGCCGGGATGCCGAACAGTAA
- a CDS encoding ferrous iron transporter B: MVTGATSLSLVRDELFATMEEAEQSLEHFIIDRNNSGLLQQAVENLKQVRGTLRLIELTGAELLAQEILQLATDIPVGAGEDRDSQLAALSNALYVLGRYLESVDASRQEMPELLLPPINALRLVSGQSPLPESFFFSVRLDHARPPIEAAVREPAARAAEARRLRQMYQVGLLGFIREDNASASLKLMARALGRLDLLFANSAGGRLCWLGSAALEAQLDGQLLPRQSRKQLFSRLDRELRQLSGHDAYEPPRVLLKELLYLVALAESNGPLASQVRETFSLGSLPFTDHLLEDESQRLAGPGQAVMRSLSSAIREELASLKDLLDLIERQTAPAESYPNLHSLLGKLAKTLGMVGLSSASSTLHAQLSVVSGWSVEQLPEPHALLKLADAVLYVESMVASLERGERFDSRPQIAQPGQEAEAFANHQLAEACIVVIGEATAGLALAKRAITAYLESNGEKLHLANVPFSLMAVRGGLRFLEQDRAAELIGACADFIQKQMLEGVQMPPEQMLETLADALTSLEYYLDGGAILRRDESRISVLDLATESVRALGLPVAA; this comes from the coding sequence ATGGTTACCGGAGCTACTTCACTCAGCCTGGTTCGCGATGAGTTGTTCGCTACCATGGAAGAAGCCGAGCAGAGCCTCGAGCATTTCATCATCGACCGAAACAATAGCGGTCTGTTGCAGCAGGCTGTCGAGAATCTCAAGCAGGTTCGCGGCACGCTGCGGCTCATCGAGTTGACCGGCGCCGAACTGCTCGCGCAGGAAATACTCCAGCTGGCGACAGACATCCCCGTAGGGGCGGGGGAAGATCGAGACAGTCAGTTGGCAGCGCTGAGTAATGCGCTGTATGTGCTTGGACGTTATCTCGAAAGCGTCGACGCCAGCCGGCAGGAAATGCCCGAACTGCTGCTGCCGCCGATCAATGCTTTGCGGTTGGTTAGTGGCCAGTCGCCGTTACCCGAAAGTTTCTTCTTCAGCGTCCGCCTCGATCATGCGCGTCCGCCAATCGAGGCTGCGGTGCGCGAGCCCGCTGCGCGTGCGGCCGAGGCGCGCCGGTTGCGTCAAATGTACCAGGTGGGCTTGCTCGGCTTCATTCGTGAAGACAATGCCTCGGCCAGCCTTAAGCTTATGGCGCGTGCGCTGGGCCGGTTGGATCTGCTGTTCGCAAACTCGGCGGGCGGTCGCCTGTGTTGGCTGGGGAGCGCAGCTTTGGAGGCCCAGCTGGATGGCCAACTGTTGCCGCGCCAATCACGCAAGCAATTGTTTTCCAGGCTTGACCGAGAACTTCGGCAGCTCAGCGGTCATGATGCCTATGAACCTCCGCGGGTTCTGCTCAAGGAGCTGCTGTATCTCGTTGCATTAGCCGAAAGCAATGGGCCGTTAGCAAGTCAGGTACGGGAAACGTTTTCGCTTGGCTCGTTACCCTTCACCGACCATCTTCTTGAGGATGAATCCCAGCGGTTGGCGGGCCCCGGCCAGGCTGTGATGCGCTCCCTGTCGTCGGCGATCCGTGAAGAGCTGGCGAGTCTCAAAGACTTGCTGGATCTCATCGAGCGCCAGACCGCACCGGCTGAGTCGTATCCAAACCTGCATAGTCTGCTAGGCAAACTTGCGAAGACGTTGGGGATGGTGGGGTTGTCCTCGGCATCGAGTACCTTGCATGCCCAGCTCTCGGTGGTGTCCGGCTGGAGCGTCGAACAACTGCCCGAGCCCCACGCGCTGTTGAAATTGGCCGATGCGGTGCTCTATGTCGAGAGCATGGTGGCGAGCCTGGAGCGCGGCGAGCGCTTTGATTCGCGTCCACAGATTGCACAGCCAGGCCAAGAGGCTGAGGCATTTGCCAACCATCAGCTCGCTGAAGCTTGCATCGTGGTGATCGGCGAGGCGACCGCAGGTTTGGCCTTGGCCAAGCGCGCCATCACAGCCTATCTGGAATCAAACGGGGAAAAGTTGCATTTGGCCAATGTCCCTTTCAGTTTGATGGCTGTTCGTGGTGGGCTGCGTTTTCTAGAACAGGATCGCGCCGCTGAATTGATTGGTGCCTGTGCCGACTTTATTCAGAAGCAGATGCTCGAGGGTGTGCAAATGCCACCAGAGCAAATGCTTGAGACTCTGGCCGACGCATTGACCAGCCTCGAATATTACCTCGACGGGGGGGCAATACTGCGGCGCGACGAATCACGGATCAGCGTGTTGGATCTCGCGACCGAAAGTGTACGGGCACTGGGTCTGCCGGTGGCTGCCTGA
- a CDS encoding lysine decarboxylase encodes MYKDLKFPILIVHRDIKADTVAGERVREIAAELERDGFHILPTGSAAEGRIVASTHHGLACILVAAEGAGENQRLLQDVVGLIRVARRRAPQLPIFALGEQITIENAPAEAMADLNELRGLLYLFEDTVPFLARQVARAARSYLDGLLPPFFRALVQHTGDSNYSWHTPGHGGGVAFRKSPVGQAFHQFFGENTLRSDLSVSVPELGSLLDHTGPLAAAEARAARNFGADHTFFVINGTSTANKIVWHSMVARDDLVLVDRNCHKSILHSIIMTGAIPLYLTPSRNELGIIGPIPLEEFSPESIQAKIDANPLTRGRSPRVKLAVVTNSTYDGLCYNANLIKRTLGNSVDVLHFDEAWYAYAAFHEFYDGRYGMDTREQGPLVFTTHSTHKVLAAFSQASMIHVLDSEQRQLDRDRFNEAFMMHISTSPQYGILASLDVASAMMEGPAGRSLIQETFDEALSFRRALANLRQHLAPDDWWFSIWQPASADGADELVTSDWLLQPEADWHGFGDVAHDYVLLDPIKVTLVTPGLTAGGKLSERGIPAAVVSKFLWERGLVVEKTGLYSILVLFSMGITKGKWSTLLTELLEFKRHYDDNVPLCDALPTVVQAGGSQYLGMGLRDLCDSLHDCYRKNATARAMRRMYTALPALAMKPAEAYDKLVRGEVEAVSIEALEGRIAAVMLVPYPPGIPLIMPGERFTSETRSILDYLAFAQRFAAQFPGFDADVHGLQHEEHPDGVGYTVDCILEG; translated from the coding sequence ATGTACAAAGACCTCAAATTCCCCATCCTCATTGTTCACCGTGACATCAAGGCCGATACGGTCGCCGGCGAGCGAGTACGAGAAATAGCAGCCGAGCTTGAGCGGGACGGCTTTCATATTCTCCCCACGGGAAGTGCTGCAGAGGGTCGAATTGTCGCGTCAACCCATCACGGGCTGGCCTGCATCCTGGTTGCTGCAGAAGGCGCTGGCGAAAACCAACGGTTATTACAGGATGTCGTGGGGCTGATACGAGTCGCACGCCGGCGTGCGCCTCAGCTACCAATTTTTGCGCTTGGTGAGCAGATCACCATCGAGAATGCGCCAGCTGAGGCGATGGCGGACCTGAACGAGCTGCGCGGGTTGCTCTATCTATTCGAGGACACCGTCCCGTTCCTCGCACGGCAAGTCGCTCGCGCTGCGCGGAGCTATTTGGATGGGTTGTTGCCGCCGTTTTTCCGCGCGCTGGTGCAGCATACGGGAGACTCCAACTACTCGTGGCACACGCCTGGCCATGGCGGTGGTGTCGCTTTTCGCAAGAGCCCGGTCGGGCAGGCATTCCATCAATTCTTTGGCGAGAACACGCTGCGCTCCGACCTGTCGGTGTCGGTGCCTGAGCTTGGCTCGCTGCTCGATCACACTGGTCCGTTGGCAGCGGCCGAGGCCCGAGCGGCCCGAAACTTCGGTGCAGATCACACGTTTTTCGTAATCAACGGAACCTCTACAGCAAACAAGATCGTTTGGCACTCAATGGTGGCCCGGGACGACCTGGTGCTGGTGGATCGTAACTGCCACAAGTCGATACTGCATTCGATCATCATGACCGGCGCAATTCCTCTTTATCTAACTCCCTCACGCAACGAACTCGGAATCATTGGTCCGATTCCACTCGAGGAGTTTTCCCCGGAATCGATTCAGGCCAAAATCGATGCCAACCCACTCACCCGTGGGCGCTCGCCAAGAGTGAAGCTGGCGGTCGTGACCAACTCCACCTACGACGGCCTTTGCTACAACGCTAACCTGATCAAGAGGACCCTCGGCAATAGCGTAGATGTCTTGCATTTTGACGAGGCCTGGTACGCCTACGCCGCGTTTCACGAGTTCTACGACGGGCGTTACGGGATGGACACTCGCGAGCAGGGGCCGCTGGTATTCACCACCCATTCGACACACAAGGTGCTCGCGGCTTTCAGCCAGGCATCAATGATTCATGTCCTCGACAGTGAGCAGCGACAGCTGGATCGTGATCGCTTCAACGAAGCCTTCATGATGCATATCTCCACGTCCCCGCAGTACGGCATCCTTGCCTCGCTCGATGTCGCCTCGGCGATGATGGAGGGCCCCGCGGGTCGCTCACTGATCCAGGAAACCTTCGACGAGGCGCTGAGCTTTCGCCGCGCGTTGGCTAATCTGCGACAGCATCTGGCGCCAGATGATTGGTGGTTTAGCATCTGGCAGCCTGCTTCGGCAGATGGGGCGGACGAACTGGTCACCAGCGACTGGCTGCTGCAGCCGGAAGCGGATTGGCACGGTTTCGGGGACGTCGCCCATGATTACGTGCTGCTCGATCCGATCAAGGTCACGCTGGTAACGCCCGGTCTGACCGCCGGTGGCAAGTTGAGCGAGCGGGGCATTCCAGCGGCAGTGGTCAGCAAGTTTCTCTGGGAACGGGGGCTGGTCGTCGAGAAAACCGGTCTCTATTCTATTCTGGTGCTGTTTTCCATGGGTATCACCAAGGGTAAATGGAGCACTTTGCTGACCGAGTTACTGGAATTCAAACGACACTACGACGACAACGTACCGTTATGCGATGCGTTGCCGACTGTGGTGCAGGCAGGCGGCAGCCAATACTTGGGGATGGGGCTGAGGGATCTATGCGACTCGCTCCATGATTGTTACCGCAAGAACGCCACCGCAAGAGCGATGAGGCGGATGTATACCGCCCTGCCTGCGTTGGCAATGAAGCCGGCCGAGGCTTACGACAAGCTGGTACGCGGCGAGGTTGAGGCAGTCTCCATCGAGGCGTTGGAAGGTCGCATCGCCGCGGTCATGCTGGTGCCGTACCCTCCAGGGATTCCGCTGATCATGCCGGGCGAGCGCTTCACCTCCGAAACGCGCTCGATTCTCGACTATCTAGCTTTCGCTCAGAGGTTCGCCGCGCAATTTCCTGGATTTGATGCTGATGTACATGGGCTGCAGCACGAGGAGCATCCGGACGGGGTAGGTTATACAGTCGATTGCATCCTCGAGGGGTAG
- a CDS encoding enoyl-CoA hydratase, whose product MTDYQAFRVELKNKIAHVAINRPDKVNAMNAAFWSEIVDIFQWIDDTDDIRVVVLSGEGKHFSAGIDLQLLAQAATQMGSDVGRNAERLRRQILKLQSSFNAVDNCRKPVIAAIQGYCIGGAIDLIAACDMRYCTLDAQFSIKEIDMGMAADVGTLQRLPRIIGDGMMRELAYTGRNVDGQEAKAIGLVNQTYTDQPSLMAGVFALAADIAAKSPVAIRGTKEMIRYMRDHRVDDGLEYIATWNAAMLQSADLKVAMAAHMSKQKPDFAD is encoded by the coding sequence GTGACCGACTACCAAGCCTTCCGTGTGGAGTTGAAGAACAAGATCGCCCATGTAGCGATTAACCGACCTGACAAGGTCAACGCCATGAATGCTGCATTCTGGAGCGAAATTGTCGATATCTTCCAATGGATCGATGATACGGACGACATTCGGGTCGTGGTGCTCTCGGGCGAGGGAAAGCATTTTTCAGCGGGTATTGATCTTCAACTATTGGCGCAAGCCGCGACCCAGATGGGCAGCGATGTGGGCCGCAACGCCGAACGCCTGCGTCGCCAGATTCTCAAGCTTCAGAGCTCGTTCAACGCGGTGGATAATTGCCGCAAGCCGGTCATAGCGGCGATCCAAGGGTACTGCATTGGCGGTGCGATCGATCTCATCGCTGCCTGCGATATGCGTTACTGCACGCTCGATGCGCAGTTTTCGATCAAGGAAATCGATATGGGGATGGCGGCGGATGTCGGTACGCTGCAGCGACTACCGCGAATCATCGGCGACGGCATGATGCGCGAGCTCGCATACACCGGGCGTAACGTTGACGGGCAGGAAGCGAAGGCCATCGGCCTGGTCAATCAAACTTACACCGACCAACCATCCCTTATGGCTGGGGTTTTCGCTCTGGCGGCCGATATCGCCGCGAAGTCACCAGTCGCCATTCGTGGGACCAAGGAGATGATTCGCTATATGCGCGACCACCGTGTCGATGATGGCCTCGAGTACATCGCCACCTGGAATGCAGCGATGCTTCAGTCGGCTGACCTGAAGGTGGCCATGGCGGCCCATATGAGCAAGCAGAAACCGGATTTCGCTGACTGA
- the gloB gene encoding hydroxyacylglutathione hydrolase, whose translation MLKIDALPAFTDNYIWLLQDPQRRLCAAVDPGEASPVQQWLDARPGWQLTDILITHHHHDHVGGVEQLKAQYGATVYGPANENIPARDHALVDGQRIRILGQELEVFEVPGHTSGHIAYFHDDAKAPWLLSGDTLFAAGCGRLFEGTAIQMFTSLQRLAALPATTKIYCTHEYTLSNLRFAQAVEPENLDIAERLEQVVRLREAKRITLPSDLGAEQTTNPFLRCREPGVVAAANRHADRPLETAEAVFTVLRGWKDSF comes from the coding sequence ATGTTGAAGATAGACGCTCTGCCCGCCTTCACCGACAACTACATCTGGTTGCTTCAGGATCCTCAAAGGCGTCTCTGCGCAGCGGTAGACCCGGGTGAGGCTAGCCCTGTTCAGCAGTGGCTGGACGCTCGCCCCGGCTGGCAATTGACTGACATTCTGATCACTCATCACCACCACGACCATGTAGGCGGCGTCGAGCAGCTCAAGGCCCAATATGGCGCGACGGTCTATGGCCCAGCGAACGAAAATATACCGGCCAGAGATCATGCGCTGGTCGACGGGCAGCGCATCCGCATTCTCGGCCAGGAATTAGAAGTTTTTGAGGTTCCGGGGCATACCAGCGGTCACATTGCCTATTTTCATGATGACGCCAAAGCGCCCTGGTTATTGAGCGGCGATACGCTGTTTGCCGCAGGTTGTGGCCGCCTGTTCGAGGGCACCGCCATCCAAATGTTCACATCACTGCAACGGCTTGCCGCACTGCCTGCAACTACCAAGATCTATTGCACCCATGAATACACGCTGAGCAATCTGCGGTTTGCTCAGGCAGTCGAACCGGAAAACCTTGATATCGCTGAACGCCTCGAACAGGTCGTCCGCCTGCGTGAGGCAAAGCGCATCACGCTGCCTTCGGACTTGGGTGCCGAACAAACCACCAACCCCTTCCTGCGCTGCAGGGAGCCCGGAGTGGTAGCCGCAGCAAATCGGCATGCCGATCGGCCACTGGAGACAGCGGAAGCCGTGTTCACAGTACTTCGAGGGTGGAAAGACAGCTTTTAA
- a CDS encoding ribonuclease HI, which translates to MSDETVEIYTDGACKGNPGPGGWGALLLYKGVERELWGGEAETTNNRMELMAAIRALEELKRPCQVKLVTDSQYVMQGINDWMPNWKKRGWKTAAKQPVKNADLWRLLDEQVNRHQVSWQWVRGHTGHPGNEHADLLANRGVVQAKRQPA; encoded by the coding sequence ATGAGTGACGAAACGGTCGAGATCTATACGGACGGCGCCTGCAAGGGCAATCCTGGCCCGGGCGGCTGGGGTGCGCTGCTGCTCTACAAGGGCGTGGAGCGAGAACTCTGGGGTGGCGAGGCGGAAACCACCAACAACCGCATGGAGTTGATGGCTGCCATCCGTGCACTGGAAGAGCTGAAGCGGCCTTGCCAGGTAAAGTTGGTAACCGACTCCCAATACGTTATGCAGGGCATCAATGACTGGATGCCCAACTGGAAGAAGCGCGGCTGGAAGACCGCCGCCAAACAACCTGTCAAAAATGCTGATCTCTGGCGGCTGTTGGATGAGCAGGTCAATCGCCATCAGGTGAGTTGGCAGTGGGTCCGTGGACATACGGGGCACCCGGGGAACGAGCACGCCGATCTCCTGGCCAATCGCGGCGTAGTACAAGCCAAACGACAACCTGCCTGA
- a CDS encoding NAD(+) diphosphatase: MSLRWQPALLDPAMGGGWAVVHCQQGFLCDANGVLFPRDWLKRLDLPLLSEQGLGYFDGDQVFLMELAHPVEVPGAGWQGLRQFMMHDDDTERFRMLGFAAQIGTWASHHRFCGSCGNPMRQHATERAMQCESCGIHHYPRISPSMIVLVTRGDELLLARSPRFAPGVYSTLAGFVEPGESVEQCVRREVHEEVGVSIHEPQYICSQGWPFPHSLMLGFHAEYASGEIVMQPEEIEDASWFSIHDLPALPAHKSIARYLIDLYLARRLGRTEPVLPG; this comes from the coding sequence ATGAGTTTACGGTGGCAGCCAGCATTGCTTGATCCGGCTATGGGCGGTGGATGGGCCGTCGTGCATTGCCAGCAGGGGTTTCTTTGTGATGCAAATGGCGTGCTGTTCCCCAGAGATTGGCTAAAACGCCTCGACCTACCGTTGCTCAGCGAGCAAGGCTTGGGTTATTTCGATGGCGACCAAGTGTTTCTAATGGAGTTGGCGCACCCGGTCGAAGTGCCCGGCGCTGGCTGGCAGGGGCTGCGTCAATTCATGATGCATGATGACGATACCGAAAGGTTTCGTATGCTCGGTTTCGCTGCGCAGATTGGCACTTGGGCGAGCCATCATCGCTTCTGCGGCAGCTGCGGCAACCCGATGCGCCAGCATGCTACGGAGCGTGCGATGCAGTGCGAGAGTTGTGGCATTCACCACTACCCTCGCATCTCGCCGAGCATGATTGTTTTGGTAACGCGAGGCGACGAGCTGCTACTGGCTCGTTCACCGCGCTTTGCCCCCGGGGTATACAGCACGCTTGCAGGGTTCGTTGAGCCCGGCGAGTCAGTCGAACAGTGCGTCAGGCGGGAAGTCCACGAGGAGGTTGGGGTGTCTATCCATGAGCCCCAGTACATCTGCAGTCAGGGATGGCCGTTTCCACACTCTTTGATGCTTGGCTTTCACGCCGAGTATGCATCGGGAGAGATCGTGATGCAGCCTGAAGAGATTGAGGATGCAAGCTGGTTTTCTATCCACGATCTGCCTGCGCTGCCTGCTCACAAATCCATCGCCCGTTACTTGATTGATCTGTATCTGGCTCGGCGCTTAGGCCGCACCGAACCAGTGCTGCCAGGCTAG